From a single Paenibacillus sp. FSL R5-0345 genomic region:
- a CDS encoding NAD(P)/FAD-dependent oxidoreductase codes for MKKVIVIGAGILGASAAYQISKLDAEVIIIDRKDVGQATDAAAGIICPWLSQRRNKAWYRLAKEGASFYPALIQELEEAGETETGYAKVGAICIHDDLKKLLAMKERAELRREDAPEIGELTMLTDLEAQEKFPLLSEGYHALHVSGAARVDGRELRDALLRAAQRNGAQMIEGDAILEHDDHEIKGVSVGEQTFTADEVIVCAGAWSNALLHPLGIMLQVRYQKAQIMHLKLAQGANTEQWPVVMPPTDQYILAFADQNIVAGATHENDVTGYDTSVTAGGMQEILNKGLQTASGLADCSLNEVRVGFRPFTADFLPVLGRVQGWNKLIVANGLGSSGLTMGPFLGEQLAKLAMDQQVDIQLEDYALEHAIN; via the coding sequence ATGAAAAAGGTTATTGTAATTGGTGCAGGGATATTAGGGGCTTCAGCAGCTTATCAGATCAGTAAGCTAGATGCTGAAGTCATCATTATAGATCGTAAAGATGTTGGACAAGCAACAGATGCAGCAGCAGGGATTATTTGTCCATGGTTGTCTCAACGAAGAAACAAAGCATGGTATCGTCTTGCTAAAGAGGGAGCAAGCTTTTATCCAGCACTTATTCAAGAGTTGGAAGAGGCTGGAGAAACCGAGACTGGATACGCAAAAGTTGGAGCGATATGTATCCATGATGATTTGAAAAAGTTACTCGCGATGAAAGAAAGAGCGGAACTGCGCAGAGAGGACGCCCCTGAAATAGGGGAACTTACGATGCTGACGGATCTTGAAGCGCAAGAGAAGTTTCCATTATTATCGGAAGGCTATCATGCGCTTCATGTATCGGGTGCAGCAAGAGTGGACGGACGTGAATTACGTGATGCTTTGCTAAGAGCGGCACAGCGTAACGGTGCGCAAATGATTGAGGGAGATGCCATTTTAGAGCATGATGATCATGAAATTAAAGGGGTTAGTGTAGGAGAACAGACATTCACAGCGGATGAAGTGATTGTGTGCGCAGGGGCTTGGTCCAACGCTTTGCTTCATCCGCTTGGGATTATGCTCCAAGTACGTTATCAAAAAGCCCAAATTATGCACTTGAAGCTTGCTCAAGGGGCCAATACAGAGCAATGGCCTGTAGTAATGCCGCCTACAGATCAATATATCCTTGCATTTGCGGATCAAAATATCGTGGCAGGTGCTACTCACGAAAATGATGTCACAGGTTATGATACCTCAGTAACCGCAGGTGGAATGCAAGAAATCTTAAATAAAGGTCTTCAAACGGCTTCCGGTCTTGCAGATTGCAGCCTAAATGAGGTTAGAGTAGGGTTCCGCCCTTTTACTGCAGATTTTCTTCCCGTGTTAGGAAGGGTTCAAGGATGGAATAAACTAATTGTTGCTAATGGACTAGGATCATCCGGATTAACGATGGGACCCTTTCTTGGTGAGCAGCTAGCCAAGCTAGCCATGGATCAACAGGTAGATATTCAGCTTGAAGACTATGCATTAGAGCATGCGATAAATTGA
- the gnpA gene encoding 1,3-beta-galactosyl-N-acetylhexosamine phosphorylase — protein sequence MSKQTTGAFTLPGESGYEALTLELAERWGADVIRDSDGTQLSDEIINAGYGIYSTICIIRDHNEWASQNPDKLQQSFLITNPKIAVEDYLSIYLMEDFFAEQFRVNDSKEAFKYWQVYDRTTGEEIPRDQWNYERESGNVVITGIAPWHKYTVSFMVYRIWEEISMYNHTTNHWEKEHLMQIDPIYVETQKYLLHWIEDWCHKHKETTVVRFTSLFYNFAWIWGSNERNRHLFSDWGSYDFTVSSRALDLFARKYGYSLTAEDFVNGGKYRVSHIPAQQRKLDWTAFINDFVIGFSKQLIDIVHKHDKLAYVFYDDSWVGMEPYNDRFEEFGFDGMIKCVFSGFEARMCSGVKVDTHEIRLHPYLFPVGLGGLPTFMEGGNPTLDAKKYWINIRRALLREPIDRIGLGGYLHLVEPYPDFCDYIEKIAGEFREIKELHHKGKPYHMKTKVAILHAWGKLRSWTLSGHFHETYMHDLIHINEALSGLPIEVQFIDFEDIRQGILKDYDVVINAGSAGSAWSGGEHWRDSKCVDLLTEWVYEGGTFIGVNQPSALEGYDSFFRMAHVLGVDEDTGSRVAHGKWTYEVKDELGLVPAGTTIKPKNNPNLTDGSAAVVNETDGLITLSTHAFGKGKGIYLPSFQLSFENTRLLLNLIRFAGNEFTEAKYITDNLYTECAYYPASKILVVINNSSELQSTTVQTEYGQQTMTLDPYDTMIRTIGD from the coding sequence TTGTCCAAGCAAACAACCGGGGCCTTTACACTGCCGGGCGAATCCGGTTATGAGGCACTGACCTTAGAGTTAGCTGAACGTTGGGGTGCCGATGTCATCCGTGACAGTGACGGCACGCAGTTATCTGATGAGATTATAAACGCAGGATACGGCATTTATTCTACAATTTGTATCATCAGAGATCATAACGAATGGGCATCCCAGAACCCTGATAAGCTGCAGCAGAGCTTTTTAATTACCAATCCGAAGATAGCGGTCGAGGATTATTTATCCATCTATTTGATGGAGGACTTTTTCGCTGAGCAATTTCGAGTAAATGATTCCAAAGAGGCGTTTAAGTACTGGCAGGTTTATGACCGAACTACAGGTGAAGAGATTCCAAGAGATCAGTGGAATTATGAGCGGGAATCAGGAAATGTGGTCATTACTGGCATTGCGCCTTGGCATAAGTATACTGTCAGCTTCATGGTCTACCGGATTTGGGAAGAGATCTCCATGTACAATCACACCACGAATCATTGGGAAAAAGAGCATTTGATGCAGATTGATCCCATCTATGTTGAAACGCAAAAATATTTACTCCATTGGATAGAAGATTGGTGTCATAAGCATAAGGAAACAACAGTGGTTCGGTTTACCTCACTCTTTTATAATTTCGCCTGGATCTGGGGCAGCAATGAGCGCAATCGCCATTTGTTCTCGGACTGGGGTTCATACGATTTTACGGTAAGCTCAAGAGCGCTTGATCTGTTTGCTCGGAAATATGGGTATTCGCTCACGGCCGAGGATTTTGTGAATGGTGGAAAATATCGAGTCAGTCATATCCCGGCGCAGCAGCGCAAGCTGGACTGGACGGCATTTATCAATGATTTTGTCATCGGATTTAGTAAGCAGTTAATTGATATAGTGCATAAGCACGACAAGCTGGCGTATGTTTTCTATGATGATAGTTGGGTTGGTATGGAGCCTTACAATGATCGCTTTGAGGAGTTTGGCTTCGACGGAATGATTAAATGTGTGTTCTCAGGGTTCGAGGCAAGAATGTGTTCAGGTGTAAAAGTAGATACCCATGAGATTCGGCTGCATCCCTACTTATTTCCGGTTGGATTGGGAGGGCTTCCTACTTTTATGGAGGGAGGTAACCCTACACTAGACGCCAAAAAATATTGGATCAATATCCGGCGTGCTCTACTCAGAGAGCCTATAGATCGAATTGGATTGGGCGGTTACTTGCATCTTGTAGAGCCTTACCCGGATTTTTGTGATTACATCGAAAAGATTGCAGGTGAATTTAGAGAAATAAAAGAGCTGCATCATAAAGGCAAACCGTATCATATGAAGACTAAGGTAGCCATTCTGCACGCTTGGGGCAAATTGCGATCTTGGACCTTGTCCGGGCATTTCCATGAAACGTATATGCATGATCTGATTCATATCAATGAGGCTTTATCTGGATTGCCGATTGAAGTACAGTTTATTGATTTTGAGGATATCCGTCAGGGAATTTTAAAAGATTATGATGTAGTGATCAACGCCGGCTCTGCTGGTTCAGCATGGAGTGGTGGAGAACACTGGAGGGACAGCAAGTGCGTGGACTTACTGACAGAGTGGGTGTATGAAGGTGGTACTTTTATAGGCGTGAATCAGCCTTCGGCGCTTGAAGGGTATGACAGCTTTTTCAGAATGGCACATGTTCTCGGTGTGGATGAGGATACAGGCTCCAGAGTAGCGCATGGAAAATGGACATACGAAGTGAAGGATGAACTTGGTTTAGTTCCTGCTGGGACTACCATTAAGCCCAAAAACAACCCTAATCTTACCGATGGATCGGCAGCAGTTGTGAATGAAACGGATGGTCTAATAACACTGTCTACTCATGCTTTCGGTAAAGGAAAGGGGATCTATCTTCCTTCGTTCCAATTAAGCTTTGAGAATACAAGATTGCTGCTGAATTTGATTCGTTTTGCGGGTAATGAGTTCACAGAAGCAAAGTACATTACAGATAACTTATATACAGAGTGTGCTTATTATCCGGCAAGTAAAATCCTCGTGGTGATTAACAATAGCAGTGAACTTCAAAGCACTACGGTTCAAACGGAGTATGGGCAACAAACCATGACATTAGATCCGTACGACACGATGATAAGAACAATTGGCGACTAG
- a CDS encoding YhgE/Pip domain-containing protein, which yields MKFSQFLKSKGAIGSIFMGVFYAIAMLGIFLPGYTALPGNMDDLKIAIVNDDAGQYGAQISSQFSESLPFKTIKTDVSNKKAMDELEHNKLALVVHIPEEFSANVQSGKVSASIDFTVNEASATMVSSAMSSVVGEINKQLSANFSEQTAKGVLMNFNVPEEQATAMATQIENSYVGNYVVINDVPDGMHNNMLPMFLTMAGYVGAMIASMQLVASFKANRGKASKTKLFMFVQFTALLIAVLSTVVALAIAFSIADVDLSLLLPVAAQQILMYMAAFNVCAIMVFLVGEGGMVLNIPILLMQTIANGATMPRDMMYTPYDWFGRITPMYYSVQAYLAQMFGSISPAPFLWGLAGVFAGAMMINVVIVRFVHKPVPLTKETILPVEVKNTAEITA from the coding sequence TTGAAGTTTTCACAGTTTTTGAAGTCCAAAGGGGCCATTGGTTCTATTTTTATGGGTGTGTTCTATGCCATTGCGATGCTTGGTATTTTCTTACCAGGGTATACAGCACTTCCAGGGAACATGGATGATTTAAAAATTGCTATCGTCAACGATGATGCAGGTCAATATGGGGCTCAGATTTCGAGTCAGTTTTCGGAGAGCTTACCATTCAAAACGATAAAAACCGATGTATCGAATAAAAAGGCGATGGATGAATTAGAACATAATAAGTTAGCTCTAGTTGTCCATATTCCAGAAGAATTTTCCGCCAACGTTCAAAGCGGTAAGGTATCCGCAAGTATTGATTTCACAGTCAATGAAGCTTCTGCCACCATGGTATCTTCAGCCATGTCTTCCGTTGTAGGAGAAATTAACAAACAATTAAGCGCGAACTTCTCAGAGCAAACCGCAAAAGGTGTGTTAATGAACTTTAACGTACCAGAAGAACAAGCCACCGCAATGGCTACACAAATTGAAAATAGTTATGTCGGGAATTATGTTGTCATCAATGATGTTCCGGACGGCATGCACAACAACATGTTACCTATGTTCTTAACTATGGCTGGTTATGTTGGGGCAATGATTGCCTCCATGCAATTAGTTGCTTCTTTTAAAGCGAACCGCGGGAAAGCAAGCAAGACAAAACTGTTTATGTTCGTTCAATTCACAGCTTTATTAATCGCTGTATTATCAACAGTCGTTGCTTTAGCCATTGCATTCTCTATTGCAGATGTAGACCTATCCTTACTGTTACCAGTTGCTGCTCAGCAAATTCTAATGTATATGGCTGCATTTAACGTGTGTGCGATTATGGTCTTCCTAGTTGGCGAAGGCGGTATGGTCTTAAATATTCCAATCCTGCTCATGCAAACCATCGCCAATGGTGCTACCATGCCTCGTGATATGATGTATACACCATACGATTGGTTCGGCCGCATTACACCGATGTATTATTCTGTACAAGCTTATTTGGCACAAATGTTTGGTTCCATCAGCCCAGCACCATTCTTATGGGGATTAGCAGGCGTATTTGCCGGGGCTATGATGATTAACGTTGTAATCGTCCGGTTTGTTCATAAACCTGTACCTCTGACTAAAGAAACTATACTGCCCGTTGAAGTTAAAAATACAGCTGAAATAACCGCCTAG
- a CDS encoding LytR/AlgR family response regulator transcription factor → MIRICICDDEQLHSSKLEKIIMDSLVLYQNIELDIDIYESGKSLLKALNARNEEYQILFLDIEMGILNGIEVAREIRKIDKNMIIIYVTSYDNYTMESFEVSPFRYILKPIQEEQISKVLLHAIDEVRRNNQYLFFKTQNLNYQIKSETILSISSEKGRIIHVVTVNDEFSFYGTIKEIEEMLDPLSFIKVNQGTILNLNYIHIVSGTDIILTNKESFAISRGQRKIVKDAYNHFIKRRIGF, encoded by the coding sequence ATGATAAGAATTTGTATTTGTGATGACGAGCAATTACATAGCTCCAAATTAGAGAAGATCATTATGGATAGTCTGGTCTTGTATCAAAACATAGAGTTAGATATTGATATTTATGAATCCGGAAAATCATTATTGAAAGCCTTAAATGCTAGAAACGAAGAGTATCAAATATTATTCTTAGATATTGAAATGGGGATTCTAAATGGAATTGAGGTCGCTAGGGAAATTAGAAAAATAGACAAAAATATGATTATCATTTATGTTACGAGCTATGACAATTACACTATGGAAAGCTTTGAAGTTTCACCTTTTCGATACATACTAAAACCTATACAAGAAGAACAAATAAGTAAAGTATTACTTCACGCAATTGATGAGGTCAGAAGGAATAACCAGTACTTATTCTTCAAAACTCAAAATCTTAACTATCAAATTAAAAGCGAGACGATTCTATCCATTTCCTCTGAGAAAGGTAGGATTATACATGTTGTAACCGTTAATGACGAATTTTCATTCTATGGCACAATAAAAGAGATTGAAGAAATGCTTGATCCATTATCCTTTATAAAAGTAAATCAAGGCACCATTTTAAATTTAAATTACATACATATTGTTTCAGGGACTGATATTATTCTCACCAATAAGGAAAGTTTTGCAATTAGTAGAGGGCAGAGGAAAATAGTTAAAGATGCCTATAACCATTTCATAAAAAGGAGGATTGGCTTTTGA
- a CDS encoding AraC family transcriptional regulator, which produces MPRKKRPVIEYRHYSLPINFPILLLSGERWKISDIKSEHLHFHNHLEIGICHSDSGIMEIKGESVPFKAGDVTFIPRYLPHTTYSSPNEASLWSYIFFSPEELFQHSFKSAYSDFEPNLWAIQGMNCILNKEEHPKVYTLATSVVEELKHKNPFYQESAYGLLLSLYIELLRIHSRNEPLAEQEIEHNLKGDFVISPVLEYITKNYMTPITIADLADLCHLSTTHFRRKFHEIMGTAPLDFLNSTRIEEACKQLKSTDASILSISEQVGFQSISSFNRCFSKLMGESPKQWRKGAHSEAQSAKASILEFTGWV; this is translated from the coding sequence ATGCCCAGAAAAAAGAGGCCCGTCATTGAATACCGCCACTACAGCCTGCCGATAAACTTCCCTATTCTACTGTTAAGCGGTGAACGTTGGAAGATTTCCGATATTAAAAGTGAACATCTCCATTTTCATAACCATCTTGAGATTGGCATTTGCCATTCGGATAGCGGCATCATGGAGATCAAAGGAGAATCTGTACCTTTTAAAGCCGGAGATGTGACCTTCATCCCTAGGTATCTGCCTCATACTACGTATAGTTCGCCAAATGAAGCCAGTCTTTGGTCTTATATCTTTTTCTCGCCAGAGGAGCTTTTTCAGCATTCATTCAAAAGCGCTTACAGTGACTTTGAACCAAATTTGTGGGCGATCCAGGGAATGAACTGTATTTTGAACAAGGAGGAACATCCCAAGGTTTATACCCTTGCGACATCGGTCGTAGAGGAATTGAAGCACAAAAATCCTTTCTATCAAGAAAGTGCCTACGGCTTATTATTATCGCTTTATATAGAACTGCTTAGAATCCATTCCCGGAATGAACCCTTGGCAGAACAAGAAATAGAGCATAACCTGAAAGGCGATTTTGTCATCTCTCCGGTTCTGGAATACATCACTAAAAACTATATGACACCTATCACCATCGCTGACCTGGCTGATCTGTGTCATCTAAGCACCACTCATTTTCGAAGAAAGTTTCACGAGATCATGGGAACTGCACCTCTCGATTTTCTAAACAGTACCCGTATTGAAGAGGCCTGCAAGCAGTTAAAAAGCACGGATGCTTCCATCCTCTCCATCTCCGAACAAGTCGGATTTCAGTCCATTTCCAGCTTCAACCGATGCTTCTCGAAGCTTATGGGCGAATCACCCAAACAATGGCGAAAAGGTGCACATTCCGAAGCTCAATCTGCAAAAGCATCTATATTGGAGTTTACGGGGTGGGTATAG
- a CDS encoding glycoside hydrolase family 88/105 protein produces MLQLTYDREEILSVIDKVVRKTMTMDLTWDWPCGVAYYGVSRAYATTGNKEYLDMLVQWADEYIELGLPNWTVNTCAMGHMLITLYEETGNQKYWDIVMSKVDYLQHNALRFGDHVLQHTVSTSNDFPEQAWADTLFMAAFFLLRVGSKLNDQEMIQDALNQYYWHIKYLQDPSSGLWYHGYNNVKQDHMSGLYWGRANAWGAYTMSQVKMLLKDWYLYPQCMDVECSLRDQLAALKLVQTENGLWRTVLDDEESYEEVSASCGIAAAMINNGNPLHTKYVQKALKGVLNNISEDGRVLGVSGGTAVMKDREGYRNIPKDWIQGWGQGLALSFLSDMLK; encoded by the coding sequence ATGCTTCAATTAACTTATGACAGAGAAGAGATTCTAAGCGTCATCGACAAGGTCGTTAGAAAAACAATGACGATGGATTTAACATGGGACTGGCCATGTGGTGTGGCTTATTATGGGGTATCCAGAGCTTATGCAACTACAGGAAATAAAGAGTATTTGGATATGCTTGTCCAATGGGCAGATGAATATATCGAGCTGGGTCTGCCGAATTGGACGGTAAACACCTGTGCTATGGGCCATATGCTGATCACCTTATATGAAGAAACAGGCAACCAGAAATATTGGGATATTGTGATGAGCAAGGTGGATTATCTTCAGCATAATGCGCTCAGATTCGGAGATCATGTGTTACAGCATACCGTTTCTACTTCGAATGATTTTCCAGAACAAGCGTGGGCGGATACGTTGTTTATGGCGGCATTTTTTCTGCTCAGAGTAGGAAGTAAATTAAATGATCAGGAAATGATCCAGGATGCTCTGAATCAATATTACTGGCATATCAAATACCTGCAAGACCCTAGCAGTGGCCTTTGGTACCATGGCTACAATAATGTGAAACAGGATCACATGTCAGGACTATATTGGGGCAGAGCAAATGCTTGGGGCGCATATACCATGTCGCAGGTCAAAATGCTTTTGAAAGACTGGTATTTGTATCCGCAATGTATGGATGTGGAGTGTTCACTGCGCGATCAACTGGCGGCACTTAAGCTTGTGCAAACGGAGAACGGCCTGTGGCGGACAGTGCTTGATGACGAAGAATCTTATGAAGAAGTATCTGCCTCTTGCGGGATAGCGGCTGCAATGATCAATAATGGCAACCCACTGCATACCAAATATGTGCAAAAGGCTCTAAAGGGCGTCTTGAACAATATCAGCGAGGATGGACGAGTACTGGGAGTATCGGGTGGAACAGCGGTTATGAAGGATCGGGAAGGCTATCGCAATATTCCAAAAGACTGGATTCAAGGCTGGGGTCAAGGCTTAGCACTCTCTTTTCTGTCCGATATGCTTAAATAG
- a CDS encoding DUF4317 domain-containing protein, whose translation MIKKEVAHIRKQFKLDHDMMSIYDILNVYIMKESNEIYHWERLPFGMVDREKQELYMGNFKKLLTGELDQKLFELKFQAEAEEPAQVMLHQALVTGDPDEWQDLMLLLVDRMMADTHYERDTVITFVRGQYYRPTKDRNDEAEESEKNEMFAHPFILCSVNSTEKQRKALLFDYVEREFKYNVIVDPIVKLSTPEQGFFYPSVTDNYSDVNRILYCTGKSNFPDPHFVGEVLNAERSMTALEERAIFEDIVKEVAGEQLDATTLAQVYEEIHQVIETNDDKEEPPKLDYRDLERVLTVSGVENVTTEKVERAFETIVDDKHYEMKASSVMPKFTTKSIKIETKVATISVSPQDLKYVKQVNHHGRRCILIEVDEDAVIEGFTLTTETL comes from the coding sequence ATGATAAAGAAAGAAGTCGCGCATATACGCAAGCAATTTAAGCTGGATCACGACATGATGAGTATTTACGATATTCTCAACGTGTATATTATGAAGGAAAGCAACGAGATCTATCATTGGGAGCGCCTGCCATTTGGAATGGTGGACAGAGAAAAGCAGGAGCTGTATATGGGCAATTTCAAAAAACTGCTGACAGGTGAGTTAGATCAGAAGCTGTTCGAGTTGAAGTTTCAGGCGGAAGCGGAGGAGCCAGCGCAGGTGATGCTTCACCAAGCTTTGGTGACAGGGGATCCAGATGAATGGCAGGACCTGATGCTGCTGCTCGTGGACAGAATGATGGCGGATACTCATTATGAACGCGATACGGTGATCACTTTTGTTCGCGGACAGTATTACCGCCCGACCAAAGATAGAAACGATGAAGCCGAGGAAAGTGAGAAAAACGAAATGTTCGCGCATCCGTTTATTCTATGCAGCGTGAATTCCACGGAGAAGCAACGGAAAGCTCTCTTATTTGATTATGTGGAGCGGGAATTCAAGTACAATGTCATTGTAGATCCGATCGTCAAGCTAAGTACACCGGAGCAGGGCTTCTTTTACCCAAGTGTGACGGACAATTATTCCGATGTGAACCGCATTCTGTATTGTACAGGTAAATCGAACTTCCCGGATCCGCATTTCGTCGGAGAGGTCTTGAATGCCGAAAGATCCATGACGGCACTGGAAGAGAGAGCGATATTCGAGGACATCGTGAAGGAAGTGGCGGGCGAACAGCTTGATGCAACCACCCTCGCACAGGTGTACGAGGAGATCCATCAGGTCATCGAAACCAACGACGATAAGGAAGAACCTCCAAAGCTCGATTATAGAGATCTGGAACGCGTACTGACGGTAAGCGGCGTAGAGAACGTGACAACGGAAAAAGTGGAACGGGCGTTTGAAACGATCGTTGACGATAAGCATTATGAGATGAAGGCGAGTAGCGTGATGCCGAAATTCACTACCAAATCGATTAAGATCGAAACAAAGGTAGCTACGATTTCGGTCAGTCCGCAGGATTTAAAATATGTGAAACAGGTAAATCATCATGGGAGACGTTGTATCTTGATTGAGGTCGACGAAGATGCCGTGATCGAAGGATTTACACTTACTACAGAGACGCTTTAG
- a CDS encoding Na/Pi cotransporter family protein encodes MDWQDLIFKFVGGLGIFLFGIKYMSDGLQKSAGDKMRGLLEKYTSNPILGVLVGISVTVLIQSSTGTTVLAIGLVNVGLMTLRQAIGVVMGANIGTTMTAFIVGIKIEEYALPIIAVGAFFLFFIHKKRYQYIGQIIFGFGTLFLGLGTMGGGLKPLRELPAFTDFMIELSHQPVLGLIVGTVFTMIVQSSSATIGILQTIADEGMISLRGALPILFGDNIGTTITAVLASIGATVAAKRTALVHVIFNIVGAILFTILLPVVYNIVLWLGEGVNIRMQIAYAHGLFNVTNALIFLPLIPVLAWIVTKAIPGQMQEIQFKAIYLDERFLATPAMALGQAQHEIVRMGQYAYESLQDATGFFFNKDTKSAELALQKEELVNELNRKITDYIVKIHQKGLSPGESEKATGWFQTVSDLERIGDHAENIVELGEFRMTNKLELSAEAAAELKEMIEVANQAVNKALVALEHNDKDIAKEVLQLELKLDDLEIEYRKNHIQRLHKDLCSVGTGSIYLDLLTNLERIGDHSKNIAQFVLHE; translated from the coding sequence TTGGATTGGCAGGATTTAATATTTAAATTCGTTGGTGGACTTGGGATTTTTCTGTTTGGTATTAAATATATGTCGGACGGGCTTCAGAAATCCGCTGGGGATAAAATGCGAGGCCTGCTTGAGAAGTATACATCCAATCCGATTTTGGGTGTTCTTGTCGGTATTAGCGTAACCGTATTGATACAATCTTCTACGGGGACAACGGTTTTGGCGATCGGGCTTGTAAATGTGGGACTGATGACTTTGCGTCAAGCTATTGGTGTAGTCATGGGCGCCAATATCGGAACAACAATGACAGCGTTTATTGTAGGGATCAAGATTGAAGAGTATGCCCTTCCCATTATTGCAGTAGGTGCTTTCTTCTTGTTCTTCATTCACAAAAAGCGATACCAGTATATTGGACAGATTATCTTTGGCTTTGGTACCTTGTTCCTTGGCCTTGGTACGATGGGAGGGGGACTTAAACCACTTCGGGAATTGCCTGCATTTACAGATTTTATGATTGAGCTGTCTCACCAGCCCGTCTTAGGCTTGATTGTCGGAACGGTATTTACAATGATTGTTCAGAGTTCGAGTGCAACGATTGGTATTCTACAGACAATAGCTGACGAAGGCATGATTAGTTTGCGGGGAGCTTTACCGATCTTGTTCGGTGACAATATCGGAACAACAATAACGGCGGTGCTTGCATCGATCGGTGCGACGGTGGCTGCTAAACGTACGGCTCTCGTACACGTTATTTTTAATATTGTTGGGGCAATTCTCTTCACGATCCTGTTACCGGTCGTATATAACATTGTCCTGTGGCTTGGAGAAGGTGTGAATATCCGTATGCAGATTGCTTATGCTCATGGTTTATTCAACGTTACAAATGCATTGATCTTCCTGCCTCTTATTCCAGTGCTGGCTTGGATCGTAACAAAGGCTATTCCAGGACAAATGCAGGAGATTCAGTTCAAAGCGATTTATCTGGATGAACGTTTTCTTGCGACACCTGCTATGGCTCTTGGACAAGCTCAGCATGAGATTGTACGGATGGGACAATATGCATACGAATCCCTTCAGGATGCAACAGGGTTCTTTTTCAATAAGGATACTAAATCTGCAGAGTTGGCACTTCAGAAGGAAGAGCTAGTAAATGAGCTGAACCGTAAAATCACCGATTATATCGTGAAAATTCACCAAAAGGGTCTTTCTCCGGGAGAATCTGAGAAGGCAACAGGCTGGTTCCAAACCGTAAGTGATCTGGAACGAATCGGCGACCACGCTGAGAATATAGTTGAACTAGGCGAATTCAGAATGACGAACAAGCTGGAGCTATCAGCCGAAGCGGCCGCTGAGCTTAAGGAAATGATTGAGGTTGCGAATCAGGCTGTGAATAAAGCACTAGTTGCCCTTGAACATAATGACAAGGATATAGCTAAAGAGGTGCTTCAACTTGAATTAAAGCTGGATGATCTGGAAATAGAGTACCGTAAGAATCATATTCAGCGTTTGCATAAGGATTTGTGTTCTGTTGGAACGGGGTCCATTTATCTTGACCTGCTGACCAATCTGGAGCGAATTGGTGATCATAGTAAGAATATTGCACAGTTCGTTTTACACGAGTAA